In Rhodothermus sp., the genomic stretch TAGGACGTTTGCCATTTAGATCGATCGCTTCAATCAGGCGTCGATAAGATGGTCGCAGCGTGGGCAGCAGCTCCTGAAAACAGCGGCAGATCCTTTCGCGGTCTTCGGGAGACATCGCTGCCTCTTCCAGCGTGTCCGCATAGCGCTGATACGCGAGTTTTGCCCGCCTACGTTTACGATAGGCATCGGATAAGGCGCGTTGAACGATGCGATAAAACCAGGGCACCAGCTTCTCGCGACTGCGCAGGTTGGGCGCAGCCTGCAGCGCTTTAAGCAGGCTGTCCTGTAAAATATCTTCAGCTAAATGTGGATCATGTACTTTGTACTGGATATAGGCCAGCATTTGCTGACCGCTTCGGGCAAGTAGCGTTGCCAGCTCAGGGTGTTGGGCCTTACGGGTGGACATGGTCATACCTCGGGATGGTGTACAGGAATGGGATGATAGCGTCGACCGGGGCGTGGCAGGAAAGCGGGAAGCTGGGCTCGGTACGCCGCATAGGCGGGACCAAATTGGACCTGCAGGTGCCTTTCTTCACGGCGGGCCAGCCCCACATACAGGCTAACCAGCACGGGAAAGAGCAGCAGCGTGATCAGGGTGGGCCACTGAATGAGAAAACCGATCAGTACCAGGATAAAGCCCGTATATTGCGGGTGACGGATGCGGGCGTAAGGACCGGTAACCGCCAGGGTGCCG encodes the following:
- a CDS encoding sigma-70 family RNA polymerase sigma factor; the encoded protein is MSTRKAQHPELATLLARSGQQMLAYIQYKVHDPHLAEDILQDSLLKALQAAPNLRSREKLVPWFYRIVQRALSDAYRKRRRAKLAYQRYADTLEEAAMSPEDRERICRCFQELLPTLRPSYRRLIEAIDLNGKRPKEVAEELGITPNNLHVRLHRARRQLRQRLEAACISCPHYSYFDCDC